CCTGCATCAGGAGCGCTCCAGTGCCGGCCGCGTCGGTCAGCTCCTGCTGGAAAAGGGCTACCCGCTGGACATTCGCCGGCCCGTCCTTGGCGAGGCCCTGCCCAAGACGCTGGCCGAGCATTCCGGTGCAGTGGTCTTCGGCGGCCCCATGAGCGCCAACGACCCCGACGAATTCGTAAGAACGGAAATCAACTGGCTCGATATTCCGCTGAGGGAAAACAAGCCGTATCTCGGCATCTGCCTCGGCGCCCAGATGCTGGTGCATCATCTCGGCGGCAGGGTGGAGACGGAACCTCACGGCCGCGTCGAAATCGGCTGGTACCCCATCCGCCCGACAGAACACGGCCGCCTGCTGATGCACTGGCCGAAGATGGTCTATCACTTCCATCGCGAAGGCTTCGACCTTCCTCATGGCTGTCAGCGGCTTGCGGAAGGCGATGTCTATCGCAATCAGGCGATCCGCTATGGCGAGAACGCCTGGGGCATCCAGTTCCATGCCGAACTGACCCGGGCGATGATGCATCGCTGGGTCGTGCACGGCGCCAGCCGCTTCGTCATGCCCAACGCCCAGCAGGGCCGCGACCATCTCGAAGGGCGCATGATCTTCGATGCGCCGCTGAAAGCCTGGTTGTCCGAATTCCTCGATCTCGTCTTCGAAAAGAACCGCTGCCCGGCCTGAAGCCGCCTATTTGCGATCCTGTGAATTCGGCGCGTCGAGGCTGTCGATGCGGCGAAGCTGCGGGAAGCCGATGGACCACAGGATCGCGACGGCAAGCGTGCCAAGACCGCCGATCACCACCGCCGGAACCGGTCCCACCAGATGGGCCATTGTGCCGGCGCGGAATTCGCCAAGCTCGTTCGATGCCCCGATGAACACCATGTTGACGGCATTCACCCGGCCGCGCACCTCGTCCGGCGTCCAGAGCGCGATCAGCGTCTCACGCACATAGACCGACGCCATGTCGGCCGCGCCCATCAGCATCAGCGCCAGAATGGAAATCCACGCCGTCTGCGAAAGGCCGAACATCACCGTTGCCACCCCGAACAGGGCAACGCCGATGAACATGAAGACACCGGCATTATGCCGGATCGGGAAGCTCGCAAGGATCACCGCGACGATAATCGCGCCGACACCCGGCGCCGAACGCAGAAGTCCCAAGCCCCAGGGGCCAAGGGTCAACACATCGCTGGCGAAAACCGGCATCAGGGCGATGGCGCCGCCAAGGAGCACGGCGAACAGGTCGAGCGAGATCGCCCCCAGCACCACCTTCTCGCCGAAGATGAACCGGAAGCCTGCAAGGATCGTGTTCCAGGTGACGGCCTTCGACGAAGTGCGCTGCGCGGGCTTCTTGACCATGAAGACCAGAAGGGCTGCACCGAGGAAGAAAGCGAACGAGACCGTATAGGCCACCACCGGGCTGAAACCGTAAAGCAGGCCTCCCGCGACGGGACCGATGATGGAGGCGGTCTGCCAGGAGGACGAATTCCACGCCACGGCATTGGAGAGATCTTCGGCAGGAACGAGGTTCGGCGCCAGCGACTGCACCGCCGGAGAATTGAAGGCGCGCTCGATGCCGAAGATGGTCAGGATGATGAAGACAAGGATCGGCTCGAACGCATCGAACGCGGTGATGGCCAGCATCGCCCCGGCGCAAAGCGCGCTGACGATCATGCAGATGGCAACGATGGCTCGCCGGTTATAGCGATCGACCACGGAACCGGTAACAAGGATCAGAAGCAGTGCCGGCAGGAACTGCACGAGGCCGATCATGCCGAGATAGAAGGCGCTCTTCGTCTCGTCATACATCTGCCAGCCGACGGAGACACTCAGGATCTGGGTCGCGAAGGCGCCGAGGAAACGGGCGAAGAAGAAACGCGTATAGGAAACGTGCCGGAAGGCTGCGAAACGATCCCCGGACTTGGAGGCATGCATGACGGGACTTTCCACTCTGGGCACGCTGCGCGGAAAAACCGGCGCACCCGTTAAACATGTTTCGTTTTCCGGCGGACCGCAGTACTTGCCCGCTTAGTCGCCAATGTCTACATGTCTGTCAACCGAGAAATGGAGACCCGCATGCTCGCGCTGTTTCAGACGATCGACCTGGCATTGAATCTTTACACATGGGTACTGATCGCCAGTGCCATCTTTTCCTGGCTCTACGCATTCAACGTCATCAATTCGAGCAACAGCTTCGTCAATTCGATCGGCACCTTCCTCTACAATGTGACGGAACCGGTCCTGCGGCCGATCCGCAAGATCCTGCCGGACCTTGGCGGCATCGACATCTCGCCGATCGTCGTCCTGCTCCTGATCTTCTTCATCCGTTCGCTGATGTGGAACAGCATCGTTCCGCTCTTTCTGTGAAGCGACCCTACAAGCGCCTCGAAGACCATCTGCGCCTCGCAATCCGGCTGACGCCGAATGCGGGGCGCGATGCTTTGGAAGGGGTTGAGGAAAATGCGGAAGGCGAGGCCTATCTTCGCGCCCGCGTCACCAGCGTTCCGGAAAAGGGCAAGGCCAACAAGGCGTTGATCGCTCTCATCGCAAAAGCGGTCGGAGTTCCGAAATCCTCCATTTCCCTTGTCTCGGGAGAGACCGCCAGACAAAAAATCCTCCGGATCGATGGCGACCCGGAGGATTTGGAAAGAAGACTGGACGGCCTTTCGGCCGCCTGAAATCACTTCTGCGCGTTGTAACGCTCGATGGCCTCGACGATCAGCCTTTTGGCAACGCTGACATCCTGCCAGCCGCCGATCTTCACCCACTTGCCGGGTTCCAGATCCTTGTAGTGCTCGAAGAAGTGCTCGATCTGCTTCAGCGTGATCTCCGGAAGATCGGTGTAGTTCTCGATCTTGTCGTAGCGGCGCGTCAGCTTCGGAACCGGAACTGCGAGGATCTTTTCGTCCTTGCCGCCATCGTCTTCCATGATCATCACGCCGATCGGGCGAACGTTGATGACGCAGCCGGGAACCAGGGGACGCGTGTTACAGACCAGCACGTCTACCGGGTCGCCATCTTCCGACAGGGTATGCGGTACGAAGCCGTAATTGCCCGGATAGGTCATCGGCGTATAGAGGAAGCGGTCGACGACCAGCGCGCCGGCGTCCTTGTCCATTTCGTACTTGATCGGCTGGCCACCGACCGGCACTTCGATGATGACGTTGACGTCTTCCGGCGGATTCTTGCCAATGGCGATAGCATCGATACGCATTTTCGTCCCCATGGGAGTGTTGAAATCCGGGGTTTCCTAAAGGGAATCATGGCGCAATGCAACACGGCTTTGGGCGGAGAGCCCGACAATTGCCGGCAAGGTTACCGGCCTAATTTGTTTGCAATTCCTGCAGCGACCCTACACGAAGCCCGGCCGGATCTGGTATAACCGCCCGGATATCGGGGGGATCGACTATGAAGCTTTCAGTATCTGCAACCCTGGGGACTGCCGCCTTATTCTGTGCCCTTCACGGCCCGGTGCTCGCCAATGACAGCACCTATACCGATCTTGATCTCGACAAGTGCAAGACGGTCGCCTCCGACGACATGGGCGCGATCATGCTTTGCAGCGGCTATAAGGACTATCAGGTCCATTTTGCCGAGGGCGACCTGCGCCAGAGCGTGTTCTACGGTCCGCTCGACAAGAAATGGCAGGAACAGGGCTTCGAATCCTTCGAGCCCTTCAACCACGTTGGTGCGAAGATCGAATGGCGGCTGGACGGTTCAGGCAAGCCTTTCGCTGCGATCCTCCGCTGGTTCCTCGAAAATGTTGGCCCCGAAGGCGAACCCACGGAAGCCAGCACGGGACAAGCGCTTGTGGTCAGCCGCGTCGCACAGCGGGAAGACGGCCTCGGCTGCGTGGTGGGTTATGTCGATGCACTGGCAAATCCGAACGCCAACGAAATAGCCCGCAAGATCGCCGACGAAGAGGCCAGGAACTTCGCCGGCGGCCATCAGGAAGCGGTATGGCACGGAAAACGGGGCGACAAGGCGTCAGAACCGACGCACGTCTTCCCCGACGGCTTCCCCCAGCAATAAGAATGCGGATCAGTTCCAGATGAAGCCGAGCTTCTTGAGTTGAACGTCGTCGAAGTCTTCCATCCCCTCGACGGTATCGATCCCGCCATTCGAGCGGAAGAAATCGACCGCGTGACGGCTGTCATCGAGGCACCAGACGACAGTGCCGTTACATCCGAGCGATTTCAGCAGGCGGCGCGCTTCGCCGAACAGAGTATGGCCGAGACCGATGCCCTGATACTCAGGACGCATGTAGATCTCGTAGACTTCGCCTTCCTGCGGAAGAGCGCGGGCGCGATTGAGACCGACCGTGGCATAACCGGCAATGGTTCCGGCGACATCAGCGACGAGGATGGTTGCGGGACCGGAAGTCGCCTTGCGCCACCAGTTTTCACTGCGGCGTTCGATCATCTTCGTCAGGGCGCGATACGGAATGAGGCCAGCATAGGTATGCTGCCAGGAAACGCGATGCGCCTCCGCTATGGCCCTCGCATCCTGCCGCTCGGCAGGGCGAACATCGATCGACAACGTCTTCATAACGTCACTTTCGTCCCGCTGCACCTCGACCACTTGCCGGCGGATGCCGGAAACACGAGGCCCTCCAGACCACCATCATGGTCCACGACGAAAATTTAACGCTTTTTTAACCTTTGCCGCAAGCCCGGCCACAATCAAACCACAAACAAAAACCCCCGGCTCGATGAGCCGGGGGGTTGAAAATACGGATCTGGAAAGAAGATCAGGCCTGGATCTTTGCCTTCTCGAAGCGCTTACGGTCGTTGGCATCGAGATAGATCTTGCGAAGACGGATCGACTTCGGCGTCACTTCCATCAGTTCGTCGTCCTGGATCCACGACAGTGCACGGTCCAGCGTCATGCGGATCGGCGGGGTCAGCCTGACGGCTTCGTCCTTGCCGGCCGAACGGATGTTGGTCAGCTGCTTGCCCTTGAGAACATTGACCTCGAGGTCGTTGTCGCGGGAGTGGATGCCGATGATCATGCCGGCATAGACCTTTTCACCCGGCTCGATGATCATCGGGCCGCGATCTTCCAGGTTGAACATCGCATAGGCGACGGCTTCGCCGGCCTGGTTGGCGAGCAGAACGCCGTTGGTACGACCACCGATTTCACCCTTGTAGGGCTGATAGTCGTGGAACAGGCGGTTCATGATCGCGGTGCCGCGCGTGTCGGTCAGCAGTTCCGACTGGTAGCCGATCAGGCCGCGGGTCGGAGCGAGGAACTTCAGACGAACGCGGTTGCCGCCGGAGGGGCGCAGTTCGGTCATCTCGGCCTTGCGCTCGGACATCTTCTGCACGACGACGCCGGAATGCTCTTCATCGACGTCGATCACGACTTCTTCGATCGGCTCCATCGTGGTGCCGTTCTCGTCCTTGTGCATGACGACGCGCGGACGCGAAACGGCAAGCTCGAAGCCTTCGCGACGCATGGTCTCGATCAGAACGGCGAGCTGGAGTTCGCCGCGGCCGGATACGTAGAACGAATCCTTGCCTTCGGCTTCTTCGATCTTCAGCGCGACATTGCCTTCGGCTTCCTTGAACAGACGGTCGCGGATGACGCGGCTCGTGACCTTGTCGCCTTCGGTGCCGGCCAGCGGACTGTCGTTGACGATGAAGGACATGGTGACGGTCGGCGGGTCGATCGGCTGAGCCTGCATGGCTTCGGTGACCGAAGGATCACAGAACGTGTCGGCAACCGTGCCCTTGGAAAGGCCGGCGATAGCGACGATGTCACCAGCCTGCGCTTCTTCGATCGGCTGACGCTCGATGCCGCGGAATGCGAGGATCTTCGAGATACGGCCCGTTTCGACGGTCTTGCCGTCCTGGCTCAGAACCTTGACGGCCTGGTTCGGCTTGATCGAACCGGAAGCGACGCGGCCAGTGATGATACGGCCGAGGAAGGGGTTTGCTTCGAGAAGCGTGCCGATCATGCGGAACGGACCTTCTTCGACCTTCGGTGCCGGAACGTGCTCCAGAACGAGATCGAGAAGCGGCGCCAGACCCTGATCCTTCGGACCTTCGGGGTTGACGTTCATCCAGCCATCGCGACCCGAACCGTAGAGGATCGGGAAGTCGAGCTGCTCGTCGGTGGCGTCGAGGTTGGCGAAGAGGTCGAAGACTTCGTTGATGACTTCTTCATGGCGGCCGTCCGGACGGTCGATCTTGTTGATCGCGACGATCGGGCGAAGACCGACCTTCAGCGCCTTGCCGACCACGAACTTGGTCTGCGGCATCGGGCCTTCCGAGGAGTCGACCAGAACGATCGCGCCGTCCACCATCGACAGGATGCGCTCGACTTCGCCGCCGAAGTCGGCGTGACCGGGGGTGTCGACGATGTTGACGCGAACACCCTTCCACTCGACCGAGGTCGCCTTGGCGAGAATGGTGATGCCGCGTTCCTTTTCGAGGTCGTTCGAATCCATGACGCGTTCTGCAACACGCTGGTTTTCGCGGAACGAGCCGGACTGCTTGAGAAGCTCGTCGACGAGGGTCGTTTTCCCATGGTCAACGTGCGCAATGATCGCGATATTGCGAAGGTTCATGAACGGATCTCTGATGGCTGGGGCGCAAAACGGGGTGCGGCGCCTTGTTTCTTTGGCGCGCTCATACCCTGTTTTTTGCAATTGCGAAAGGGGGAAGAGCTTTCTCACCGTCAGAAGGGGCTTTCGGGATACCTCCAGCCTTCCTAAATCCAGTGTCGCGAAACACCTTCCGGGGAGGAAAACCGACGTGGCCAGCCCGATGATGACACCCGCCGACCTGCAGGCCTATCTTCACGATCACATTCCGATTTCCGCCGCGATGCACGTCCGCGTCCTCGCGACGGAACCGGACAGCATCACACTGCAGGCTCCGCTTGCCCCGAACATCAACCACCGGGAAACGGTCTTCGGCGGCAGCGCCTCGGCCGTTGCCATCCTTGCCGCATGGTCGCTCGTGCACCTGCGGCTGAAATCCGAGGGGCTGGAGAGCCGTGTGGTCATCCAGCATAACAGCATGGACTATCTCGCCCCGATCGGGAACGACTTTACCGCGCGCTCCTACCTCGTCGATCAGGACGCATGGGCTTCGTTTACGCGGCTGCTCGCCCGGCGGGGACGCGCTCGCATACTCGTTGCCGCGGTATTGGAGACGGACGGTGTTATCGCCGGCCGCCTTGAAGGAGAATTCGTCGCCTTCTCCAATGCCGGATTGCGCTAGCCATCCGGCATTCACTGGAGAATCAGGCCGCCGTCAGGCAGCCAGCCCCTTCTGCTTCAGCATGGCCTCAGGGCTCGGAAGCCGGCCGCGGAAGGCCTTGTAGGCTTCTTCCGGATCGACGGAGCCGCCGACCGAATAGATGTTCGCCTTCAGGCGCTCGGCCATGGCGGGGTCGAAGGCATTTCCGGTTTCCTCGAAGGCCGCGAAAGCATCGGCGTCGAGAACTTCCGACCACATGTAGGAATAATAGCCGGCGGAATAGCCGTCTCCGGCGAAGACGTGCTGGAAGTGCGGCGTCGCGTGACGCATCACCAGCGAGCGCGGAAGCCCGATTTTCGCCAGCACTTCCGCCTGAACCGCCATCGGATCCTCGACCGGGCCGCGGGTATGGAACGCCATGTCGACCAGCGCCGACGAGGTGAATTCCACCGCCGCGAAACCGCCATTGAAGGTGCGGGCTGCCAGCACCTTGTCGAGAAGAGCCTGCGGCATCGGCTGCCCGGTCTCGTAATGGACGGCATAGGTCTTGAGAATATCCGGCACCGTCAGCCAATGCTCGTAAAGCTGCGACGGCAATTCGACGAAATCGCGGGAAACGCCGGTGCCTGAGACGGAGGGATAGGTCACGTCCGACAGCATGCCATGGGCCGCATGCCCGAATTCATGGAACAGGGTGCGTGCATCGTCGAGCGACAGCAGCGCCGGTTTGCCCTCCTCCGGCTTGGCGAAATTGCAGACGTTGTAGATGATCGGGATCTCGCCGACAGCACCGTTCTTCAGGGGCAGCTTGTGCTGCGACTGGAAGGAGCTCATCCACGCGCCGGAACGCTTGGACGGCCGGGCGAAGTAATCGCCGAGGAACATGGCGACGAGCTTGTCGTTGCGGTCGCGGATCTCGAAGACCCGGACATCCGGATGATAACCGGCGACATCCTTGAGCGGCACCGCCTTGATGCCGAACAGACGCCCGGCGACATCGAAGCAGGCCTCGATGATCTTCTCGAGCTGCAGATAAGGCTTGAGTTCGGTCTCGGAGAAATCGAATTTGCGGGCGCGCAGCTTCTCGGCATAGTGACGCCAGTCCCACGGCATGACCTCGTGGTTCTTGCCCTCCTCGGCGATCAGCCCGGCAAGTTCTTCCTCCTCGGACTTCGCCTGCACCACCGCCTTGTTCCACACCTTCATCAGCAGTTCGTTCACGGCTTCCGGCGTCTTGGCCATGGTGTCGTCCAGCTTGTAGCTGGCGAAATCCTTGTAACCGAGCAGTCCGGCCTTCTCCGACCTCAGCGCCAGCGTCTCCTTGACGATCTCGCGGTTGTCGGTTTCGCCGCCATTGATGCCGCGGGAGATCCAGGCGTTGAAAGCCTGCTCACGCAGATCCCGGCGCGTGGAAAAGGTAAGGAAGGGCTCGATGATGGAACGCGACAGCGTCACTACATAGGCCTCGCCCTTGCCGCGAGCCTGCGCGGCGGCAGCCATCGCGTCCTTCAGGAAATCGGGAATGCCGGCAAGGTCGGCATCGCCATCGAGCGGCAGCACCCAGGATTTTTCATCGGAAAGCACATTCTGACCGAACCGCGCGCCAAGACCCGCCAGCTTTTCATTGATCGCGGCGAGACGCTCCTGCTTCGCCTTTTCAAGCTTGGCGCCCGACTTGACGAAACCCTTCCAGTGACGCTCCAGAACGCGCATCTCCTCGGTCGTCAGGCCGAGTTCGCCGCGCTTTTCCCAGAGCGTGTCGATGCGGCGGAACAGGTCGGCATTCATGCCGATCTTCGAATAATGGCGCGACATCTTCGGGGCGATCTCCCGCTCCAGCGCCTGGATCGTATCGTTGGTGTGAGCGCCGGCGCGGTTCCAGAACAGCGAGGACACGCGCGAAAGATTGTCCCCTGCAATCTCCAGAGCAATGATGGTGTTGGCAAAGGTCGGCGTCTCGGGATTGGTCGCGACGGCATCGATCTCCGCATCGTGCCCGGCAAGGGCCACATCGAAGGCCGGAGCGAAATCCTCGTCAGAAAC
The window above is part of the Rhizobium sp. ACO-34A genome. Proteins encoded here:
- a CDS encoding GMP synthase (Catalyzes the transfer of the ammonia group from glutamine to a new carbon-nitrogen group), with amino-acid sequence MPDRRRSIKAPVLIVLHQERSSAGRVGQLLLEKGYPLDIRRPVLGEALPKTLAEHSGAVVFGGPMSANDPDEFVRTEINWLDIPLRENKPYLGICLGAQMLVHHLGGRVETEPHGRVEIGWYPIRPTEHGRLLMHWPKMVYHFHREGFDLPHGCQRLAEGDVYRNQAIRYGENAWGIQFHAELTRAMMHRWVVHGASRFVMPNAQQGRDHLEGRMIFDAPLKAWLSEFLDLVFEKNRCPA
- a CDS encoding MFS transporter produces the protein MHASKSGDRFAAFRHVSYTRFFFARFLGAFATQILSVSVGWQMYDETKSAFYLGMIGLVQFLPALLLILVTGSVVDRYNRRAIVAICMIVSALCAGAMLAITAFDAFEPILVFIILTIFGIERAFNSPAVQSLAPNLVPAEDLSNAVAWNSSSWQTASIIGPVAGGLLYGFSPVVAYTVSFAFFLGAALLVFMVKKPAQRTSSKAVTWNTILAGFRFIFGEKVVLGAISLDLFAVLLGGAIALMPVFASDVLTLGPWGLGLLRSAPGVGAIIVAVILASFPIRHNAGVFMFIGVALFGVATVMFGLSQTAWISILALMLMGAADMASVYVRETLIALWTPDEVRGRVNAVNMVFIGASNELGEFRAGTMAHLVGPVPAVVIGGLGTLAVAILWSIGFPQLRRIDSLDAPNSQDRK
- a CDS encoding inorganic pyrophosphatase; this encodes MRIDAIAIGKNPPEDVNVIIEVPVGGQPIKYEMDKDAGALVVDRFLYTPMTYPGNYGFVPHTLSEDGDPVDVLVCNTRPLVPGCVINVRPIGVMIMEDDGGKDEKILAVPVPKLTRRYDKIENYTDLPEITLKQIEHFFEHYKDLEPGKWVKIGGWQDVSVAKRLIVEAIERYNAQK
- a CDS encoding GNAT family N-acetyltransferase, encoding MKTLSIDVRPAERQDARAIAEAHRVSWQHTYAGLIPYRALTKMIERRSENWWRKATSGPATILVADVAGTIAGYATVGLNRARALPQEGEVYEIYMRPEYQGIGLGHTLFGEARRLLKSLGCNGTVVWCLDDSRHAVDFFRSNGGIDTVEGMEDFDDVQLKKLGFIWN
- a CDS encoding translational GTPase TypA translates to MNLRNIAIIAHVDHGKTTLVDELLKQSGSFRENQRVAERVMDSNDLEKERGITILAKATSVEWKGVRVNIVDTPGHADFGGEVERILSMVDGAIVLVDSSEGPMPQTKFVVGKALKVGLRPIVAINKIDRPDGRHEEVINEVFDLFANLDATDEQLDFPILYGSGRDGWMNVNPEGPKDQGLAPLLDLVLEHVPAPKVEEGPFRMIGTLLEANPFLGRIITGRVASGSIKPNQAVKVLSQDGKTVETGRISKILAFRGIERQPIEEAQAGDIVAIAGLSKGTVADTFCDPSVTEAMQAQPIDPPTVTMSFIVNDSPLAGTEGDKVTSRVIRDRLFKEAEGNVALKIEEAEGKDSFYVSGRGELQLAVLIETMRREGFELAVSRPRVVMHKDENGTTMEPIEEVVIDVDEEHSGVVVQKMSERKAEMTELRPSGGNRVRLKFLAPTRGLIGYQSELLTDTRGTAIMNRLFHDYQPYKGEIGGRTNGVLLANQAGEAVAYAMFNLEDRGPMIIEPGEKVYAGMIIGIHSRDNDLEVNVLKGKQLTNIRSAGKDEAVRLTPPIRMTLDRALSWIQDDELMEVTPKSIRLRKIYLDANDRKRFEKAKIQA
- a CDS encoding thioesterase, with protein sequence MTPADLQAYLHDHIPISAAMHVRVLATEPDSITLQAPLAPNINHRETVFGGSASAVAILAAWSLVHLRLKSEGLESRVVIQHNSMDYLAPIGNDFTARSYLVDQDAWASFTRLLARRGRARILVAAVLETDGVIAGRLEGEFVAFSNAGLR
- a CDS encoding peptidase M3, whose translation is MSKTSSFSPAVYEWNGPNGLPRFEAVSDEDFAPAFDVALAGHDAEIDAVATNPETPTFANTIIALEIAGDNLSRVSSLFWNRAGAHTNDTIQALEREIAPKMSRHYSKIGMNADLFRRIDTLWEKRGELGLTTEEMRVLERHWKGFVKSGAKLEKAKQERLAAINEKLAGLGARFGQNVLSDEKSWVLPLDGDADLAGIPDFLKDAMAAAAQARGKGEAYVVTLSRSIIEPFLTFSTRRDLREQAFNAWISRGINGGETDNREIVKETLALRSEKAGLLGYKDFASYKLDDTMAKTPEAVNELLMKVWNKAVVQAKSEEEELAGLIAEEGKNHEVMPWDWRHYAEKLRARKFDFSETELKPYLQLEKIIEACFDVAGRLFGIKAVPLKDVAGYHPDVRVFEIRDRNDKLVAMFLGDYFARPSKRSGAWMSSFQSQHKLPLKNGAVGEIPIIYNVCNFAKPEEGKPALLSLDDARTLFHEFGHAAHGMLSDVTYPSVSGTGVSRDFVELPSQLYEHWLTVPDILKTYAVHYETGQPMPQALLDKVLAARTFNGGFAAVEFTSSALVDMAFHTRGPVEDPMAVQAEVLAKIGLPRSLVMRHATPHFQHVFAGDGYSAGYYSYMWSEVLDADAFAAFEETGNAFDPAMAERLKANIYSVGGSVDPEEAYKAFRGRLPSPEAMLKQKGLAA